Proteins co-encoded in one cyanobiont of Ornithocercus magnificus genomic window:
- a CDS encoding BCCT family transporter: MVVLLTTVFTFSTVSGVQRGIKWLSELNVWLTLGLGLAILLLGPGFWILRHFISSFTLYLSHLPQMAFAVNDTNLNWVNNWTSVGMAITSCSKPNRSWAKLHLDC, from the coding sequence GTGGTAGTGCTGCTCACTACTGTATTTACATTCTCTACTGTGAGTGGTGTTCAACGCGGTATTAAGTGGCTTTCAGAACTCAATGTGTGGTTGACTTTAGGATTAGGCTTAGCTATCTTACTACTAGGCCCTGGTTTCTGGATATTACGGCATTTTATAAGCAGTTTTACTTTGTATCTTAGCCATTTACCGCAGATGGCTTTTGCTGTTAATGATACCAACCTTAATTGGGTAAATAACTGGACATCTGTGGGCATGGCTATAACTTCCTGCTCGAAACCTAACCGTAGCTGGGCAAAACTCCATCTCGATTG
- a CDS encoding BCCT family transporter, whose product MGLFTANVSRGRTVRELILTVSILCPIATNLWFAILGGSGLYLELENAGMVSGPLAEGGAASALLTILTQLPLARLLIPTGLLLVVLFMVTSADSISYAAAMVVSGHRNPPVLLRLFWALMVGGLALALMQIGSSLGDSTSIDALQAFIIIAAVPVTPIVATSLWTAPRLAWLEWRKCQRH is encoded by the coding sequence ATGGGTTTGTTCACAGCCAACGTCAGCCGTGGTCGCACAGTACGTGAGTTAATATTAACAGTATCTATTCTCTGTCCAATTGCCACGAACCTCTGGTTTGCCATCCTGGGTGGGAGTGGCCTCTATCTAGAGTTGGAGAATGCAGGCATGGTGAGTGGACCACTGGCTGAAGGTGGAGCAGCTTCAGCTCTGCTAACTATTCTCACACAGCTGCCCCTGGCCCGGTTACTCATACCCACTGGTCTGTTGTTAGTTGTTCTCTTCATGGTTACTAGTGCTGATTCAATAAGTTATGCCGCTGCCATGGTAGTCAGTGGACATAGAAATCCACCTGTGCTTCTCCGTTTATTCTGGGCATTGATGGTTGGTGGTCTTGCATTAGCATTGATGCAGATCGGTTCAAGCCTAGGTGACAGCACTAGCATTGATGCATTGCAAGCCTTCATCATAATCGCAGCTGTACCTGTCACCCCGATAGTAGCTACTAGTCTCTGGACAGCCCCGCGTCTAGCCTGGCTAGAGTGGCGAAAGTGTCAGCGACATTGA